A genome region from Brassica oleracea var. oleracea cultivar TO1000 chromosome C2, BOL, whole genome shotgun sequence includes the following:
- the LOC106326657 gene encoding putative invertase inhibitor: MKILLCLVMFFLLVNGFATAQNLIQDSCKKAAASNPKIKLDFCIKTLEGNPQSKAAKSLADLVMASTKNAATKTTSLKAMADKILKGKKFAKDSEMPLRDCLELYTDATASLNEAMTSVKSRKNKTAKVGMSAAMDAPSTCETGFKERKTPQKSPFTKDNDVLTQTISICLALTTMLK; this comes from the coding sequence ATGAAAATTTTGCTTTGCCTAGTAATGTTCTTTCTCCTCGTCAACGGTTTTGCGACCGCACAAAATCTCATTCAAGATTCTTGCAAGAAAGCTGCAGCTTCAAACCCCAAAATCAAACTTGATTTCTGCATCAAGACCCTTGAAGGTAACCCACAGAGCAAGGCCGCAAAAAGCCTCGCCGACTTGGTCATGGCCTCGACCAAGAACGCTGCCACCAAAACGACCAGCTTGAAAGCAATGGCTGACAAGATTCTCAAGGGGAAGAAGTTCGCAAAGGACAGTGAGATGCCGTTACGCGACTGCCTTGAGCTTTATACAGACGCTACTGCTTCCTTGAACGAAGCTATGACGAGCGTTAAATCGCGTAAAAACAAAACCGCCAAGGTGGGTATGAGTGCTGCAATGGATGCGCCTAGCACTTGCGAAACTGGTTTCAAAGAAAGAAAAACGCCTCAGAAGTCTCCTTTTACGAAAGACAACGATGTGTTGACTCAGACTATTTCTATTTGTTTAGCTCTTACAACAATGTTGAAATGA
- the LOC106319670 gene encoding lysine-specific demethylase JMJ706-like isoform X1 — translation MAERRSCLSKEAKDGLEYLKRKRLQKMRSDSVNETVDFSTMARSGGDALRPSLASRGIRLRVTSSGAVPTAKGAFLKEKVDKFETDDLKWTERVPECPVYRPTKDEFEDPLTYLQKIFPEASKYGICKIVSPLTATVPAGAVLMKEKSNFKFTTRVQPLRLAEWDSDDKVTFFMSGRNYTFRDYEKMANKVFARRYCSGGSLPDSFLEKEFWKEILCGKTESVEYACDVDGSAFSSAPGDPLGSSNWNLNKVSRLPKSILRLLETSIPGVTEPMLYIGMLFSMFAWHVEDHYLYSINYQHCGASKTWYGVPGSAALKFEKVVRECVYNDDILSTCGEDGAFDVLLGKTTIFPPKILLDHGVPVYKAVQKPGEFVVTFPRAYHAGFSHGFNCGEAVNFAMGDWFPFGAIASCRYAHLNRLPLLPHEELICKEAMLLNSSSKLESLDFTPTELSGQRNIKTAFVHLIRFLHLARWSLMKSGLCTGLVSNTYGTIVCSMCKRDCYLAFLNCHCYSHPVCLRHDVKKLDLPCGTTRTLFWRDNIEALEAAAKKFEKEEGVSDMFTTDEELYTYPSSITLAAAKEDGYSPYSTIYFDFNTELEMTSGNPVMSYEASAPCISSVTDDYQVNRRAPNCSSSSDSKILEEVASSSNKKTRFFTAVKDEPIVTDNESDGSDSESFRVKRRSFKLENRTVVLETRDSEHHQDLKRLKRTQNYHEGRCSASINSIIKQEEEVALVISNRKETDEQQSDVMMMKDETHFGGFKRLKVKGLIKP, via the exons ATG GCGGAAAGGAGGAGTTGCTTGTCCAAAGAGGCTAAAGATGGGTTAGAATATCTGAAACGTAAAAGGCTTCAGAAAATGAGATCAGACTCTGTCAATGAAACAGTAGACTTCAGCACAATGGCTAGAAGTGGTGGTGATGCTTTGAGACCCTCTTTAGCGTCACGTGGAATCAGATTACGTGTAACTTCTAGTGGCGCAGTACCTACTGCTAAGGGTGCCTTTTTGAAGGAAAAAGTGGACAAGTTTGAGACGGATGATCTAAAATGGACCGAGAGGGTTCCGGAATGTCCTGTCTACAGACCAACAAAGGATGAGTTTGAGGATCCTTTGACTTATCTGCAGAAGATCTTCCCAGAAGCTTCAAAATATG GTATTTGCAAGATCGTATCTCCTTTGACAGCAACAGTTCCTGCAGGCGCTGTGTTGATGAAAGAGAAATCAAATTTTAAGTTCACTACCAGAGTGCAACCCCTTCGACTTGCTGAGTGGGATTCTGATGATAAAGTTACATTCTTCATGAGTGGGAG GAATTATACATTTCGCGATTATGAGAAAATGGCCAACAAGGTATTTGCACGTAGATATTGCAGTGGTGGCTCTCTGCCCGACTCATTCCTGGAGAAAGAATTCTGGAAGGAAATCTTGTGTGGCAAGACTGAATCAGTTGAGTATGCGTGTGATGTAGATGGTAGCGCATTTTCATCTGCACCAGGTGACCCGTTAGGAAGCAGCAACTGGAACTTGAAT AAAGTTTCAAGGCTGCCGAAGTCTATCCTGCGTCTTCTTGAAACATCCATTCCG GGAGTCACTGAGCCGATGCTTTACATCGGAATGCTATTTAGTATGTTTGCCTGGCATGTTGAGGACCATTATTTGTACAG CATCAATTATCAGCATTGTGGAGCATCGAAAACCTGGTATGGAGTTCCAGGATCTGCAGCTCTAAAATTTGAAAAGGTGGTCAGAGAGTGTGTGTACAATGATGATATTCTATCAACATGTGGAGAGGATGGAGCTTTTGATGTTCTTCTAGGAAAGACTACTATTTTCCCACCTAAGATTCTCTTGGATCATGGTGTGCCGGTGTACAAGGCTGTACAGAAACCTGGAGAGTTCGTTGTTACATTCCCTAGGGCTTATCATGCTGGTTTCAGCCACG GTTTTAATTGTGGTGAGGCAGTGAACTTTGCAATGGGTGATTGGTTTCCTTTTGGAGCTATTGCTAGTTGCCGGTATGCTCACCTTAACAGATTGCCATTGCTTCCTCATGAAGAATTGATTTGTAAGGAAGCCATGCTGTTAAACTCAAGTTCCAAACTCGAGAGTTTGGACTTTACACCTACGGAGTTGTCAGGGCAAAGAAACATCAAGACTGCGTTTGTGCACCTGATTCGTTTTCTTCATCTGGCTCGATGGTCTCTAATGAAGTCAGGATTATGCACAGGCCTTGTCTCAAATACATATGGAACCATCGTATGTAGTATGTGTAAACGGGATTGCTACTTGGCGTTTCTTAACTGCCACTGCTACTCCCATCCCGTCTGTCTCCGTCATG ATGTTAAAAAGCTTGACCTTCCATGCGGGACAACACGAACTCTTTTCTGGAGGGATAACATTGAAGCCCTGGAAGCTGCTGCAAAGAAGTTTGAGAAAGAAGAGGGAGTTTCAGATATGTTTACTACTGATGAAGAGTTATACACATATCCATCGTCAATCACACTTGCAGCTGCAAAAGAAGATGGATATTCACCGTATTCCACTATATACTTTGACTTCAATACCGAGTTAGAGATGACATCTGGAAACCCTGTCATGAGCTACGAAGCAAGTGCTCCTTGTATCTCCTCAGTTACTGATGATTAC CAGGTAAATAGACGAGCTCCTAACTGTAGTAGCAGTAGTGATTCTAAGATCTTGGAAGAAGTAGCAAGCAGCAGTAACAAGAAAACTCGGTTCTTCACTGCGGTTAAAGATGAACCCATAGTTACGGATAATGAAAGTGACGGTTCTGATTCTGAGAGCTTCAGAGTTAAACGCCGTTCATTTAAATTGGAAAACCGAACAGTAGTTCTGGAGACAAGAGACTCTGAACATCATCAG GATCTTAAAAGATTGAAGAGAACGCAGAACTACCATGAAGGAAGATGTAGTGCTAGTATCAATAGTATTATTAAGCAAGAAGAAGAAGTGGCGTTAGTAATATCAAACAGAAAAGAAACGGATGAGCAGCAAAGTGACGTGATGATGATGAAGGATGAGACTCATTTTGGTGGGTTTAAACGTTTGAAAGTGAAAGGGTTGATAAAGCCGTAA
- the LOC106319670 gene encoding lysine-specific demethylase JMJ706-like isoform X2, with product MAERRSCLSKEAKDGLEYLKRKRLQKMRSDSVNETVDFSTMARSGGDALRPSLASRGIRLRVTSSGAVPTAKGAFLKEKVDKFETDDLKWTERVPECPVYRPTKDEFEDPLTYLQKIFPEASKYGICKIVSPLTATVPAGAVLMKEKSNFKFTTRVQPLRLAEWDSDDKVTFFMSGRNYTFRDYEKMANKVFARRYCSGGSLPDSFLEKEFWKEILCGKTESVEYACDVDGSAFSSAPGDPLGSSNWNLNKVSRLPKSILRLLETSIPGVTEPMLYIGMLFSMFAWHVEDHYLYSINYQHCGASKTWYGVPGSAALKFEKVVRECVYNDDILSTCGEDGAFDVLLGKTTIFPPKILLDHGVPVYKAVQKPGEFVVTFPRAYHAGFSHGFNCGEAVNFAMGDWFPFGAIASCRYAHLNRLPLLPHEELICKEAMLLNSSSKLESLDFTPTELSGQRNIKTAFVHLIRFLHLARWSLMKSGLCTGLVSNTYGTIVCSMCKRDCYLAFLNCHCYSHPVCLRHDVKKLDLPCGTTRTLFWRDNIEALEAAAKKFEKEEGVSDMFTTDEELYTYPSSITLAAAKEDGYSPYSTIYFDFNTELEMTSGNPVMSYEASAPCISSVTDDYVNRRAPNCSSSSDSKILEEVASSSNKKTRFFTAVKDEPIVTDNESDGSDSESFRVKRRSFKLENRTVVLETRDSEHHQDLKRLKRTQNYHEGRCSASINSIIKQEEEVALVISNRKETDEQQSDVMMMKDETHFGGFKRLKVKGLIKP from the exons ATG GCGGAAAGGAGGAGTTGCTTGTCCAAAGAGGCTAAAGATGGGTTAGAATATCTGAAACGTAAAAGGCTTCAGAAAATGAGATCAGACTCTGTCAATGAAACAGTAGACTTCAGCACAATGGCTAGAAGTGGTGGTGATGCTTTGAGACCCTCTTTAGCGTCACGTGGAATCAGATTACGTGTAACTTCTAGTGGCGCAGTACCTACTGCTAAGGGTGCCTTTTTGAAGGAAAAAGTGGACAAGTTTGAGACGGATGATCTAAAATGGACCGAGAGGGTTCCGGAATGTCCTGTCTACAGACCAACAAAGGATGAGTTTGAGGATCCTTTGACTTATCTGCAGAAGATCTTCCCAGAAGCTTCAAAATATG GTATTTGCAAGATCGTATCTCCTTTGACAGCAACAGTTCCTGCAGGCGCTGTGTTGATGAAAGAGAAATCAAATTTTAAGTTCACTACCAGAGTGCAACCCCTTCGACTTGCTGAGTGGGATTCTGATGATAAAGTTACATTCTTCATGAGTGGGAG GAATTATACATTTCGCGATTATGAGAAAATGGCCAACAAGGTATTTGCACGTAGATATTGCAGTGGTGGCTCTCTGCCCGACTCATTCCTGGAGAAAGAATTCTGGAAGGAAATCTTGTGTGGCAAGACTGAATCAGTTGAGTATGCGTGTGATGTAGATGGTAGCGCATTTTCATCTGCACCAGGTGACCCGTTAGGAAGCAGCAACTGGAACTTGAAT AAAGTTTCAAGGCTGCCGAAGTCTATCCTGCGTCTTCTTGAAACATCCATTCCG GGAGTCACTGAGCCGATGCTTTACATCGGAATGCTATTTAGTATGTTTGCCTGGCATGTTGAGGACCATTATTTGTACAG CATCAATTATCAGCATTGTGGAGCATCGAAAACCTGGTATGGAGTTCCAGGATCTGCAGCTCTAAAATTTGAAAAGGTGGTCAGAGAGTGTGTGTACAATGATGATATTCTATCAACATGTGGAGAGGATGGAGCTTTTGATGTTCTTCTAGGAAAGACTACTATTTTCCCACCTAAGATTCTCTTGGATCATGGTGTGCCGGTGTACAAGGCTGTACAGAAACCTGGAGAGTTCGTTGTTACATTCCCTAGGGCTTATCATGCTGGTTTCAGCCACG GTTTTAATTGTGGTGAGGCAGTGAACTTTGCAATGGGTGATTGGTTTCCTTTTGGAGCTATTGCTAGTTGCCGGTATGCTCACCTTAACAGATTGCCATTGCTTCCTCATGAAGAATTGATTTGTAAGGAAGCCATGCTGTTAAACTCAAGTTCCAAACTCGAGAGTTTGGACTTTACACCTACGGAGTTGTCAGGGCAAAGAAACATCAAGACTGCGTTTGTGCACCTGATTCGTTTTCTTCATCTGGCTCGATGGTCTCTAATGAAGTCAGGATTATGCACAGGCCTTGTCTCAAATACATATGGAACCATCGTATGTAGTATGTGTAAACGGGATTGCTACTTGGCGTTTCTTAACTGCCACTGCTACTCCCATCCCGTCTGTCTCCGTCATG ATGTTAAAAAGCTTGACCTTCCATGCGGGACAACACGAACTCTTTTCTGGAGGGATAACATTGAAGCCCTGGAAGCTGCTGCAAAGAAGTTTGAGAAAGAAGAGGGAGTTTCAGATATGTTTACTACTGATGAAGAGTTATACACATATCCATCGTCAATCACACTTGCAGCTGCAAAAGAAGATGGATATTCACCGTATTCCACTATATACTTTGACTTCAATACCGAGTTAGAGATGACATCTGGAAACCCTGTCATGAGCTACGAAGCAAGTGCTCCTTGTATCTCCTCAGTTACTGATGATTAC GTAAATAGACGAGCTCCTAACTGTAGTAGCAGTAGTGATTCTAAGATCTTGGAAGAAGTAGCAAGCAGCAGTAACAAGAAAACTCGGTTCTTCACTGCGGTTAAAGATGAACCCATAGTTACGGATAATGAAAGTGACGGTTCTGATTCTGAGAGCTTCAGAGTTAAACGCCGTTCATTTAAATTGGAAAACCGAACAGTAGTTCTGGAGACAAGAGACTCTGAACATCATCAG GATCTTAAAAGATTGAAGAGAACGCAGAACTACCATGAAGGAAGATGTAGTGCTAGTATCAATAGTATTATTAAGCAAGAAGAAGAAGTGGCGTTAGTAATATCAAACAGAAAAGAAACGGATGAGCAGCAAAGTGACGTGATGATGATGAAGGATGAGACTCATTTTGGTGGGTTTAAACGTTTGAAAGTGAAAGGGTTGATAAAGCCGTAA